In one Candidatus Binatia bacterium genomic region, the following are encoded:
- a CDS encoding TQO small subunit DoxD — translation MNLPAQRVYGGWLALARFLTGVIWLIHGVPKFLHGDRFLPPGGFFADYLQKGIAATSGPYRDFLASVVQPNAAIFAELVRLGEVAAGVSLALGLFSRLGGAIGVALPLNYIAARGAAASVSGWGSIDACIMLLSALSLVLPTGRVAGFDALFARRRQRRVKVVAEVVPERPLDAPSAPPQ, via the coding sequence GTGAACTTGCCGGCGCAGCGCGTCTACGGCGGCTGGCTCGCACTGGCGCGTTTCCTCACCGGCGTCATCTGGCTGATCCACGGCGTCCCGAAGTTCTTGCACGGCGACCGCTTCTTGCCGCCGGGCGGATTCTTCGCCGACTACCTGCAGAAGGGCATCGCAGCGACCTCGGGGCCGTATCGCGACTTCCTGGCGAGCGTCGTGCAGCCGAACGCAGCCATCTTCGCGGAGCTCGTGCGGCTCGGTGAGGTCGCCGCGGGCGTTTCGCTCGCGCTGGGTCTCTTCTCGCGGCTCGGTGGAGCGATCGGCGTCGCGCTGCCGTTGAACTACATCGCGGCGCGCGGCGCGGCCGCGAGCGTCAGCGGCTGGGGCTCGATCGACGCGTGCATCATGCTCCTCTCGGCGCTGAGTCTCGTCTTGCCGACGGGCCGCGTCGCGGGCTTCGACGCGCTCTTCGCGCGCAGACGGCAACGCCGCGTCAAGGTCGTTGCGGAGGTCGTGCCGGAACGTCCGCTCGACGCCCCCAGCGCGCCGCCGCAGTGA
- a CDS encoding glycosyltransferase yields MRVLFLSARVGVGHLSAANAVSAALRAIDPSAQTKIVDAYEYAALVVSRVVSDGYLRMVKTIPQMYRYIYDRAERATEVGRFRSWAHQFTAGNLRPLMLRERPDVVVCTHAFPCGAMAEYKRCFADSPPVVAIVTDFAVHRFWMHANIDRYVVATEPMRDALVACDVPAEAISVSGIPVRAEFAPGQDRAALRERLDLPKDRYVALMMGGGLGIAPIEGMLEALAAVQVPFAVVVVAGRNARIERRLQQTAERVPYPVRGLSFVDNVYDYMHAADAFVTKPGGLSTAEALVAQVPMVLCKPLPGQEERNARVLVDAGAALRARRVDDLPEALERVLSDPTLRERMIAAARRLGHPDSAASAAAIVASLVAQRKRSVA; encoded by the coding sequence GTGAGAGTCCTCTTCCTCTCGGCGAGGGTCGGCGTCGGGCATCTCTCGGCGGCGAACGCCGTAAGCGCCGCCCTGCGCGCGATCGACCCGTCGGCGCAGACGAAGATCGTCGACGCGTATGAGTATGCCGCGCTCGTCGTCTCGCGGGTCGTCTCCGACGGCTACCTGCGCATGGTGAAGACGATCCCGCAGATGTACCGCTACATCTACGACCGCGCCGAGCGCGCCACGGAGGTCGGCCGCTTCCGCTCTTGGGCGCATCAGTTCACGGCCGGCAATCTGCGCCCGCTCATGCTGCGCGAACGCCCGGACGTGGTGGTGTGCACGCACGCGTTTCCGTGTGGCGCGATGGCGGAGTATAAGCGTTGCTTCGCCGACTCGCCGCCGGTCGTCGCCATCGTTACGGATTTTGCCGTCCATCGCTTCTGGATGCACGCGAACATCGATCGCTACGTCGTCGCAACCGAGCCGATGCGCGACGCGCTCGTCGCCTGCGACGTTCCCGCCGAGGCGATCTCCGTCAGCGGGATCCCGGTGCGCGCCGAGTTCGCGCCCGGCCAGGACCGGGCCGCTCTACGCGAGCGCCTCGATCTTCCGAAAGACCGCTACGTCGCGCTCATGATGGGTGGGGGGCTTGGCATCGCACCGATCGAGGGAATGCTCGAGGCGCTGGCCGCGGTGCAGGTGCCGTTCGCCGTCGTCGTCGTGGCGGGCAGAAACGCGCGGATCGAGCGGCGCCTGCAGCAGACGGCCGAACGCGTGCCCTATCCGGTTCGTGGCCTGAGCTTCGTTGATAACGTCTACGACTACATGCACGCCGCGGACGCGTTCGTCACCAAGCCGGGGGGGTTGAGCACTGCCGAGGCGCTCGTCGCGCAGGTTCCGATGGTGCTCTGCAAGCCGTTGCCGGGTCAGGAAGAGCGCAACGCGCGCGTGCTGGTAGACGCGGGCGCCGCGCTGCGCGCGCGGCGCGTCGACGATCTGCCCGAAGCGCTCGAGCGGGTGTTGAGCGACCCAACGCTGCGCGAGCGGATGATTGCCGCCGCGCGCCGGCTCGGCCATCCCGACTCCGCTGCATCGGCGGCAGCGATCGTCGCGAGCCTCGTCGCGCAACGTAAGCGGAGCGTTGCGTGA